The nucleotide sequence TCTGTCTTTCTTAACCGGACATGCTTATACCAAGGAGCTTGAAGCCGAACTAAACCACCTCAAGGAGGAGAACGCTCGTCTGAAAGCTGAGGAGGTACGAAGTTGCTTACCAATGAAAACAATGAGAAAATTCAGTTTTCTTAGTCTTTTCAGTTCTTACCGTTACTAAACATTTTCACCGTTTTGTTGCAGAAGACGATTTTGCTGACCAAGAAACAAATGGTATGTACATTTTCCCACCATCAAGTGGCAATTCTCCTACACTCGCCATCACCTGCCAATTGCTTGTAACAATCTAAATGCTAGGTCTTCAAATAGTCAATGTGTGTGTGCTGATGAAAACACCTTGTGGCTGTGATCTTTTATTTCTTACAGCTAGTGGAGAAGATGATGGAGCAGTCCAAAGAAAATGTGAATGCCAAGAACGATGGTGCCCTGTCGCGGCGCTGCGGTAGCTGCATCTTGTGATAGGTGACCCACCATTCAGCTTCCATAGTTGTGCTGGCAGGAGGATGAGAATGAATAATGATTACCCTTCCTTTCTAGAGCGAGGTGGTATCGTAATTTACTAGTAGTACCTAAAACCCATTAGGACCCAAATGTCAGTGTTTTTCTGGTCAAGCAAGTGAACTTATGTTGTTGTTACTGTTTATAGGTATATAGGTTTGTCAGAAACTTCAGGCAAATGGAACAAAAGCAAGTTAGCAATATGTTTATGTGTACTAGCACTTTAATATGATGTGATGCAATGTGTGTGGTCCTTTTCTGATGTGGTTATCGTCTTTGTTCTTTTCTGAAGATTTGGAGATGACACATGAGTTTAGTTTAGTCATGTAGGCGCACTTTTTCGCATCGGTGAAATTTGAGCCATTCAAATAGTTTTTAAATCCAGTGAAATTTGAGCTATTCAAATAAGTGGTCACATGGGATCCCATGAGACTTGACAGTGGTCCCCGTTAGCAACGCTTGGGTAGTCGATTCCCTTTCCCCTCCATCGTGGCTCACTGCTTAAGGGTCCGGATAACCTTCAGTTGCGCTTCCCGGTTGGCCAACCATGATGTCGATCATCAACCTTCATACTCTTACGGCTATGCATCGGAGGCCAACAGTAATCCTCTTTTTCTCAGACAAATCCTCCTACACTTACCAACATTTGCTAGTTGCTTGCAAGAACCTAATTGCCAAGTCTGAAAACAGTTAATGTGTGTGTTGATGGTAATAACCTATGGCTGAGAAATTTTTACAGATGGTGAAGaagatggaacagtcaaaggagaACATCAATGCCAAGAAGGGTGACGCCCTACTGCGGTAGTTGCATCTGGTGAACAGTGACCCACCATTCAACTTCCATAGCCTTGCTAGCAGGAGGAAGAGGACTTGAATCTGGTTGTCTTGTGTGTTTGATGCAACTACAACAACAATGGTGGTGATGATAGCAGTTACGTTTTCTTTGCAAATAGGGATGATATATTAATTTACTAGTGGTACCTAAAATCCATAAAGACCCAAATATCAGCATTTATCTAGTCAAGCAAGTGAACTTGTGTTGTTGTTACTGTTTGTAGGTGATGATGGGTTTGTGAGAAAAACTTCAAACAAatggaaaaaatagcaatatgTTGATGTGTACTCCGATAGACCCCTTCTACTTCCGAGCTTAATTGAGCTCAGGATGAACGGTAAATTTAACAAAAGTAAAATACTTCAATAAACTCTGAATGTTTTTGGGTGTAAACGTCGACAAATGTTCTTAGTGCTTGTAAATTTTATCCCGAAATAACATTCAGTTTTTTGAAATGACTTTCGCAAATGTTATTTCGGGATGAAATTTGCAAGCATGAAAATATTTGTCAAAGTCTGAACCTGGAAtaatttatatttttttcttttttgattttaCTATTCGTTAGAGAGCATATGAGGTCGGGGCTAGATACTCTGCATCTTGTATACTCGCTCTTTAATATGATGTGATGCTATGTGTGTGGTCCATTTCCGGTTTATGTTGGAGTCTTGGCCTTTGTTATCTTATGAAGAAGTGGAGATGACAGACGAGTTGAGTTTAGTCACATAGTGCATCGGAGTCCAGGAGTGATCCTCCTTTTCTAAGAAAAAAACCCTCATGCAATTACTGTCATTTGCCAATTGCTTGCAACAACCCAATAGCCAAGTCTTAAAATAGTAAATGGGTGTGTGCTTGATTATGTTTATATTACATCCAATATTAACTCATGTTCAAACAGAATATTATGTATACTCTTTGATCTAAGGTTATTTTTAATAACTTGGATTTTTTGTCACGAACAAATCGATGAACCGTCGGTCCAACCAGGTATAGCCGCAACGGTTCGGTTGCCCGTTTGGTTCTAGAAAATATAGtttgatggccatggtggaagaacgCGACATAAATTGCTTTGTATCCCGAGAACGACGAGGAGAAACGAGCAGGTGGCGGCAGCACTTATCACTTCAAGCAATAGGGAGACTAGACCATAGGGAGAGTAAGTGAGATGAGTTCGTGTGTGCATGTATTTTAGGGAAAGAGCGTGTGTATTGtattatttttattgtttttttgtGTGCATGAAGTGTCTTGTTTGGGCCAAGCCCAAATAATGAAAATAAAACATTATCTCTAAAAGTATTCAACATCCTATAGATCCCTTTGCATTCTATCTTTTGCAAATTCTAAAAAAACCTTTTGATTATTTATTAAACTTTTAAATTGTATATAACAATTTCACCGTCTGTATATCCTACTTAGAACACATCCACCACTTCGCTTTCACCCGGTCATAGTGATAAGTGAAAGGACGCGCCATCGAAGGACATGACTATGACTTCCTCAACTCTATACTACGTGGTCCAAATACCAACGTTCTTTTTTTAGTGTCGACACAAAGTGTGTGGTTTTTTTAAGAGAAAGACTGTTTCTACTTTTTTTTATttcaaaaatatgaacattttaaaatatgttcacCATTTTTATATTCAATATTTCTAAAAAATGTACCCTTTTTTGAAATGTTTGCATTTAAAaatattctgaaaataataaatcaaaaTTGTTTTTCAAAGTCTTGTGTTAAAATGTGAATCTTAAAAAATCCCATTTTTataaaaatgataaaaaaataaaaaaatgttactttttaaAAGTTAAATATTCATGTTCTGTCGAAAGGTAAAAAGACGATTGACAAATAATTCCATGCACAACTACTCTTTCATCACATGACGGATGTTAAGGTGGCTTCTTCACATCCACACTTCAAACTCCGAAAAGAGATAGTTAGAATTGCATATAAGAAATGTTGTGCAATGGCACACAGAAAGCAGATTTTGCTATTTTTtggcccgttgcaacgcacaggcatttgtactagtattgcaaaagtctattagatTTAACCCTAAGGCTTCAAAGTTATAAACAATCTAGTTTGAATTTGGTTCAAATTAATTAAAATCCCTAAAGTCAATAATAACCCCAAAACATTTGCTAAAGTTCATTTTAAGTTTCTGAACTTAGTTACAACTTAATTATCCTAATAAGCTCTTTAGGTTCAAATATTGTTTGAAGTATAGCTTCTGCTAAAATATATTTAATGTCAATATTAAATTATTTTAAAATTGAACTACAATGGCTAACTTCAAACTACATTTCACTAGGTTCATTCTACAAAAGTAATGAATTCATTTGGATTTATAAATTGCAAGTTACACCCTATTGAAATTTGAATTCTTGTTGTTTGAATTTCAATTAAATATTAATGGACTACGTGAAAGTGTATTTATTGAGGATGATATTGCAAAAGAATTTGTCAATTTGGATTTACAGAtaaaaagttgtgagtgtttgaagttctaggttttttaaaaaaaatctaccATTTAATTCAATTTAGGAGAAATTTGAGTGGATAATGTTTTGGATAAGGCGGGTGGCGTGGCAATTTCCTATTGGCTGATACCGATTCGGTTTAAGTGGACTGATATGGTGCGTGCGATCAAAATCTAACAGTCCAAATTAGATCTAGTGGTTTGGGTTTCGGTGGTTCACCACAATCTCGCCAAAGAGTCGCTAGAAAACATGCGCATGGGGGCGCTATGCTCAGGAGTTGTCAGATATGGAGTTCTAGGGGGTTTCCGGGGTAGCAGAGGGCACAGACATGCTCGGCGTTGCTCGGGGAGATCGAAGGTGGCATCGGCTGGCCTCCAGGGTGACGGAGACTCACGGGGTGAGCTCACTGAAGTTCGGTTGCGTCGGCGGGGCTTCGGGTGATGAAGCGGTGCTCGAGATTGAGTGCCTAATGATGAACCAAACGGATTAGATGACACACGTGATCAAGGTGAACACGATGGAGAAGGTCATGGGGCAAGACACTCACGGTGTCGCGGGAGTTGAGGTCATAACGGTGGCGAGGCTCAGGCTTTGTCGAAGTCGGGCATAGAGGAAGTTCATGTCGCCGCGAAAGATGTCCAGGGGTCCACCGTTGTGCGGGGAGTCGAGTGGTGGCGGTGGTTGGTCTCGGGGTGACTGCACTCGCCGGAATCAACGCTGGAGTTTCTAGGTTAGTGGAGGAGCTCGGGGGTTCACCGGCGAGGAGCCTGGTGGCATTGTGAGGGGAATGCAGAGGGGAAGTGGTGAGAGTGTCTGGGGCTATTTAATGGACATGGAGGTAGGAGCTGGCATGGACGGTATGCGCGCGAGGTGGAGATCGTGGTCGGTGTGCATGCGTGGGCGGTTGGAGGTTGGGGGTGaccctgactagtgggacccactggtcagcaacttagggagagagagagagagggtgtgcGTGGGGTTGGGTTGTGGCTGGCTTAACTGGGCTTGCCTGGCTAGCTTGCTCGGTTGggcatttttatttttccattttttgttttttgttttgtctttgccttttcatttgaatttgatttgatttttttatcCAAATAAAACTTTCACTAATTTCAAATATGAATATTTATGCCAACATTTTATTTGGCTGTTTTGAGCATACGTTTTCTGCACTTTATTTTCCATCTTCAATTTCAATTTGGTTTAAACCCAAATATGTTTGAAATCCAATGGAAATTTGGTAGAAGGTCAAGCCTATTATTTGGACATATGGGATTCACTCTCTTGCTAAATAAATGCAAGCCCCTTTTCATAAAAATCCCCATTTGATTTTTGAATTGATTCCAACCAATCCACTCCAATCATTTAGGAAAATTTATTAGCGCCTGAATATCATCTGGGTCTTATTTAGGATAGCCTTATGCCCAAATAAATATTTTAATTTTCAACCTATATTGGGATTCTGATTTATTCCCTAAACCTTGTAGGGTTGATTCTGTTTCTCCCAAATTTCAAACAAAGGTTTCAATCTGGCCATAGGGTCCTTGACTCTCTAGGTGAATTCAAATAGTGCAAACACGTCAACCATCAAGAAAATTCCTAGACAATATTTAGCTAGAGGCTAACAAGCATaggttttctcaaaaaaaaattaatTCCCTCACAAATCTCCTAGCCTAATGCAATGATGTTGCATTGACCACACATGTGGGCAATATAGCGCGATCTAACATAGAGCGTCCGTGTTGTATCCTTTTAGGTGAGACATATTGATAGCCATATGTTACAAAATGAAGGGAGGAGATGATATAGGGGCGTGGGTGGACTAGGGTCCACAATTTCACTATTTTAGGGAACCATGACCCTTTTCCCCATTAAAACTAGGCTTGCCGTGAGCTGCATTTACACCACACGCACTCTCTCTCCTTTTTCCCACACCAGATCTCCTCGCCCTCGAGTTTTTAGCCGTTTTGGCTCGCCTTCGCCGGAATTCGTCCGCTCTCGCACTCATACGAGGTAGGAATCATGGATCCACCCACTCTTTTCCTCGTCGTCCTAATCTTAGACGTGTTTGATGTGTGTTGTATTAATGACAGATTTTTGTGAAATCTGCGAAGCCGATCTGGGATATAAGTGGTTTTAAGGGAGAATACAAGTTCAATTTCTGTCAGGTGGTGAGGCGCACTTTAATTTTTGATATTATGATTCATCGATTTCATCTGTATGCTCACGCCTCGACAAGGATTTCGAGGGCTAAGGTTTGGTCGgggaggggtggggtgggggatgCAGGATCTAACCCCGCATGATGAAATTGTTGTCGATTGGGAAGCAGAGTGGCTCGGCCTTCATGTTCAAGTTTTGTAAACATGTGTTTGTGAATTAGTAGGGTTAGGGGAATGAGAGACACAAGATGATGCATGTTTGTGCGGTGGTTCGGGGAAGTGCTTGGGCGGGTGGACATGCATCTTGGTATCCTCTAGCCATGATTTCCATCTGGACCCCCCTCCCACCCTTAGTGGTCCAGCATACTTTAATTTTTTTTATTATGATTCATTGATTTCATATGTGTGCTTGCCACAACAAGGATTTTGGGGGCTAAGGTTTGGTCGGGGAGGGGTGGGGTGGGAGGATGCAGGATCTGACCCCGCATGATGAAACTGTTGTCGATTTGGGAAGCAAAGTGGCCCAGTCTTCAGGTTCTAGTCTGGTAAAGGTGTGTTTGTGAATTAGTAGAGTTAGtggaacatgagacacaagatgaTGCATGTTTGTGCGGTGGTTGGTGGAAGTGCTAGGGCGGGCAGAAATGCATCTTGGTATCATCTAGCCATTATTTCTATCTGAACCCCCTTTGCTGACCCCCTATGGTTTTTCTAATCCTCCAATTTTCTGTTGATTTTCCACTCCTTGAAGGGACAATATGACATTTTTCTGGAACATGCAAGAGTTAGTATGACATTTTTGTAGAACACACAAGAGTCAGTATGAGATATCTCGCAAAAAAGGGTATGAGATCAGTATATGCCACAATTGTTTTAACTATATTGGTGTAGTTGTGGTCCTTAGAGGCCCACTAGTGCACGACAAATTCTGGGCCTAGATTCCCTCTAGATGATCCAGGGCTCCAAGCCAAAAAATAAAAGGTAGACATGCATTTCTCACTTTCTCCAAAAAATGCATGTCTCACTCTTTTTGCGTGTAGAATGACTTTACCTTTTGTCACCTATCTATTTTTTCCATTTTTGATGACACCAAATTTGTCACCTCTATGAATTGAAGAGCACCGTGTTGTAAGACTCCTTGTACTAATACATCCCCCGAATTAGAAACGGCGATCTTGGCAGTAGTAGGCAGTGGCAAATGGCCACACGCGGTTTACTCATATACTTGTCTCCCACGCTAATGTGCATAATGCTCAGTCGTTGGTACTGAGGCGTCTCAGTGGCAACCATCGTCGGCTAGCTATTGAATGGAACCAGCACATCCCCCGAGTTTGTCTCATATACCAGGCTTAACGCGTGGCCACGTTTGGCGCTTTGGCAGTACCCTATCTACCCAGTACGAGACGAACTATCTACTaatgtatctatctatctatctatctatctatctatagcCCACCTTTTTCATCAATGACATGAATTTAATAGCTATCTAATGCTTTAATTGATGCTTATCTCTTGCATGCTACATGCTATAAATAGGGGGAGCGGCAAAAGACTGGACCACACACCACAACCCACAAGCAAGAGTAGGTAGAGCGAGACCACAGTGGCGAGGACAGATAGGATGGCGTCAAAGATGAGCAAGGACGTGAATTTCTCCGAGGAAGAAGTCACCTCGCACCCGCGTGTTCTAGAAGGTGAGGAGCAGACGGTTGCACCGGCACGGCAGTCTTCCATCTTCCCGCCAACGTTGGACGAGCTGCAATACTCTATGTGCGAGGCAAGGCACAACTTTGGGTCCATGAACATGGACGAGTTCATGAGCAACATATGGAATGCCAAGGAGTTCCAAGCGGCGACCTATGGTGTCTTGGTGGGCATGGAGGTGGCTCCGGTGGTGGCTGTTGATGGAGGCCGAGGTGGTGAAGATGCAGGAGGAAGCAACCTAGCCCGGCAGGAGTCGTTCTCCTTGCCTCCCCCGCTATGCCGAAAGATGGTGGAGGAGGTGTGGGCTGAGATCAACAGGGAGACCCGCCCGGTGCATTCCCAGCCTCAGTCCGCGCGACCCTCGCCATTGATTCCTGTCGAACCACCGGCGGGGAATGGTGGTGGGGTTGCGGCGAACGAACAATGGGGGACGCTTGGAGAGATGACGCTAGAACAGTTTCTTGTCAAGGTTGGTGTGGTCTGGGGATCTGGCACCGGCGGCCAGGAGCCTGTGCCGGTCGGCATGGTCCATGGACAGATGAACCCTACCCCGGCCAACGGCATGTTCCAGGTGATGGGCGATGGCATGGTGTTCATCCCCAATGGGTACATAGGGATGGTCGTGGTGCCGCCACCACTACCTCCTCAAGGTGGGGTGGGTATCGTGAGCCCAGGGTCGTCGTACGGGAGGAGCACCATGACGGAGGTTGACATGATGAACTGTATGGGCGACAGAGTGATGATGGAGAACAGCGGCACACGGAAGCGCGGCGCTCCGGAGGATCAGTCCTGTGAGAGGAGcatcgagcgccgccaccaccgcatGATCAAGAACCGTGAGTCAGCCACACAATCGCGTGGCTGGAAGCAGGTACTTACTTGGCTGCCAAAATTGTTGGATTTATGCAATGTCATTTCTGCAATGGTGGTAACTGGTAACAAGGTTGGCGACACTTACACTCTATGTCTTTCTTAACCGGCAGGCTTATACCAAAGAGCTTGAAGCCGAACTAAACCACCTCAAGGAGGAGAACTCTCATCTGAAAGATGAGGAGGTGCGAAGTTGCTCACCAATGAAAACCATGAGAAAATTCAGTTTTCTTAGTCTTTTCAGTTCTTACCATTACTAAACAGTTTCACTGTTTTGTTGCAGAAGACGATTTTGCTGACCAAGAAACAAATGGTATGTACATTTTCCCACCATCATGTGGCAATCCTCCTACACTCGCCATCACTTGCCAATTGCTTGTGACAATCTAAATGCTAGGTATTCAAACAGTCAATGTGTGTGTGCTGATGAAAACACCTTGTGGATGTGA is from Triticum aestivum cultivar Chinese Spring chromosome 3A, IWGSC CS RefSeq v2.1, whole genome shotgun sequence and encodes:
- the LOC123062670 gene encoding bZIP transcription factor ABI5 homolog gives rise to the protein MASKMSKDVNFSEEEVTSHPRVLEGEEQTVAPARQSSIFPPTLDELQYSMCEARHNFGSMNMDEFMSNIWNAKEFQAATYGVLVGMEVAPVVAVDGGRGGEDAGGSNLARQESFSLPPPLCRKMVEEVWAEINRETRPVHSQPQSARPSPLIPVEPPAGNGGGVAANEQWGTLGEMTLEQFLVKVGVVWGSGTGGQEPVPVGMVHGQMNPTPANGMFQVMGDGMVFIPNGYIGMVVVPPPLPPQGGVGIVSPGSSYGRSTMTEVDMMNCMGDRVMMENSGTRKRGAPEDQSCERSIERRHHRMIKNRESATQSRGWKQAYTKELEAELNHLKEENSHLKDEEKTILLTKKQMLVEKVMEQPKENVNTKKGGALSRRCGSCIW